TGAAACGAGCGCGCCATGAAGCCTCCTCCCTCAAAGAATCGATTCACTCGGGCCCGCACCGTCCCGTCCTTAAAAAAGGCCAAACGGACCGTCACAGCTTGTTCCCGTGTACCGAAAGCAGTTCCTTTCCATGTCAATAAAAAAGCAGTTCCTTCTGGTTCGCCTCCCGACCGTTTTAAGTCAGCACAACAGGCGCCGACGGGCGGGCCAACGTCCCCCCATGGACCCACGGCCCCGTCTCACCGCAGCCGGGAAGCTTCCCCAACCTCACCTCACGCTGCCTGCCGAGTCAGCGCGTTGCCCTCCTCCACACCACGCCGCCGACTCCGAGGCTCAAACCGCAGGCAGGAGCAGGACCATTCCAGAACGCGTGGCCGGGCGTCACGGCTGAGCATCTCTCGTGCCCTCCGCCACAAGatttccacccccccccccccccccccagctgccACGACAGGACCATTCTTCTCTCCCCGGCTCCGCCTATAAAGCCCCGGCCTCCCGTTCCTACGCAGGCACACAAGGCATCCATCCGTTCCTCGGTTCCTAAGTCAGCAGGGTTTGTTCATCGACGGTCGTTCCTTTCGTCGTCGCCGGCATGCAGCGGAGCAGCTCGTTCGGGACGTCGTGGGCGGACCAGTGGGACACCGGCGCCGACCCGAGCccgcgggcgcgcggcggcggcaacggtggcggcgacgGCAAGAAGGGCGGCGTGGAGAAGACCAAGGCGGCCGCGGCCACCGGGCTGAAGAAGGTCAAGGCCGGCACCGCGCAGGGGTTCCAGTGGATCAAGGACAAGTACCAGAAGAAGAGCGCCGGCAAGAGCGGCAAGCAGGGCGGCGGCTCCGAGGTGGCCGCCGGGTACTGACCGGTCATCTGAGACGTTTGGATATGTATGGAATCGTCATGGACCGATGATGTTCTTATAGTTTATAAGTTCTAGAACTTTTTCTAatcccaactaaaaagtctctagtgcttaaaaagttccttcctatttgtTTTCAGAGATTAAAAAGTCCTTAGTCCCTTTCTAGagattattaaatgaccatgttgcttctagtatataaaaaaataacaatcaaacaaacCATGGGATGGCGGGCCATTGAATACATGGAGATGCATTGTTGAAAAAGTCCCCAAAAAGACTCTTCTTAAGaatcttcttcatttagtcccaagtGTCTAGTTCAGTCCCTAAAATATCCCTCCCGTTTGATAAAAAAGTCTTTAAAAAAGACCTTTTTAGTCCCTACACATAAAAAAGTCCCGGCAAACACATCCCGTTATTTTAGTGTTGTGCCTGCGGACTGCTTAGCTTTGCTCTGTTTTATAGCCTTCTCATGTACATAAATGAAGGATTTGACTTTGTACTTTTTTTTTCTTCATATTTGATCACTGTTTCAGACTTGCTTCTGATTGGTGCTGGTGATTAACTACCGATTAAAATTGATCCTTGATTCATCTCCAGCAAACTAGAAAAGCACCGCTTGTGGGGAGTCTCCCCTTTCCTTTAAGGGGACCGCTAGGCGCGGGTGTGCTTGCCGAAATTTTCGGCCGGTCTACGCCCTAGCGTTGGATATAAGCACATATAACCATCAGATCCAGAGTAGAAAAAAAAAATCTCCTTCTCGCTCACGTACAACTCCATGACATCTCACAGCCACTTGCTAGCAGCTCGCCGGAGCCCCTTGTCGGCGCGCTCGCCGGAGCCGCTGGCTGGTTGCAGCACCGGTGCTCACTGGTCCACCCCGGCGCCCCCCGCTAGCAGCTCGCCTGACCCGCTTGTCGGCGTGCTCGTTGGGGCCGCTTGCCGGTTGTAGCGCCGGTTCTCACTGGTCTGCCCTGAGGCCTCCCGCTAgcagctcgccggagctgctcgtCGGCGCGCTGGTCGGGGCCGCTCATCGGAGCCGCTTGCCGTTTGTAGCACCGGTGCTTACTAGTCCGCCCCAACGCAACAATTTGTAgtgttggttccagcaaaaatgaaATACAGTGGTAGCAAAAAAAGTACGGTGGTAGCAAATTTGGAGTGGTTCCAACCAAAAGAAGATGGATCCAGCAAAAACAAATCAAAAGGTAGGGTGGTAGCAAAAACCAACAACGATGGTAGCACAAATCAAAACTATGATAACAATAAAATTGAAGTGGTTCCAGATGGATCCAACAAAAAATCAAAAACAGGGTTGTAGCAAAAATCAAAGATGGTGGTAGCAAAAATCGAAGGCCATGGTAAAAAAAGTTTGGTACACTGGTTTCATCAAACAAAAAACATGGTAGCCCACCATCTCCATCACCGGCAATGCTGGTTGCCACTTTTCGTCGGTGTGGTTCCAGCTTTTCGCCGGCATGGTTCTAGCAAAAAAGCCAACCGGTTGTAGCACCAGAACCCTCCATCTTCATCACCAGCAACACTGCTTGAAACTTTTTGCCGCCATGGTTCCAGCTTTTGGCCGACATAGTTCCAGCTTTTGGCCGGCCGGTTGCAGCACTAAAGCCTGCCATCTCCATCGCTGGCAATGCTGCTTGCAGCTTTTCGCCGGAATGGTTCCAGCTTTTCGCCGACATGGTTCCAACAAAAAAGTCGACCGGTTGCAGCACTGGAGTGTGTCATCTCCATCACCGGCGGCTTCTGCTTTTGCAGTGTCGATGGAATGTAGTCTGGTCACCGCGCATGGCTGTTCCagctgttgttggaaatatgccctacaggcaataataaaagcattattattatatttccttgttcatgataattgtctttattcatgctataattgtgttatccggaaatcgtaatacatgtgtgaataatagacaccaacatgtccctagtaagcctctagttgactagctcgttgatcaacagatagtcatggtttcctgactatggacattgaatgtcattgataacgagatgcatcattaggagaatgatgtgatggacaagacccaatcctaaacatagcacaagatcgtatagttcgtttgctaggtttttctaatgtcaagtatcttttccttagaccatgagatcgtgtaactcccggataccgtaggagtgctttgggtgtgccaaacgtcacaacgtaactgggtgactataaagatacactacgggtatctccaaaagtgtctgttgggttgacacggatcaagactaggatttgtcactccgtatgacggagaggtatcactgggcccactcggtaatgcatcatcataatgagctcaaagtgaccaagtgtctgatcacgggatcatgcattacggtacgagtaaagtgacttgccggtaacgagattgaacgaggtattggaataccgacgatcgaatctcgggcaagtaacataccgattgacaaagggaattgtatacggggttgcttgaatcctcgacatcgtggttcatccgatgagatcatcgaggagcatgtgggagccaacatgggtatccagatcccgctgttggttattgacaggagagcaatcttggtcatgtctacatgtctcccgaacccgtagggtctacacacttaaggttcggtgacgctagggttgtagggatatgtatacgcagtaacccgaatgttgttcggagtcccggatgagaacccggacgtcacgaggagttccgtaatggtccggaggtaaagaattacatataggaagtgctatttcggtcatcgggacaagtttcggggtcaccggtattgtaccgggaccaccggaagggtcccgggggtccaccgggtggggccacctgccccgggggggccacatgggctatagggggtgcgacttggcctatatgggccaagggcaccagccccaagaagcccatgcgcctagggttcaaggaagggaagagtcccaaagggggaaggcacctcctaggtgccttggggaggaaggattcctcccttggccgcaccccctaggagattggatctcctagggccggcgcccccccccttggactccctatatatagtggggaaaggagggcctctaaaaccacgcctttggtgcctccctctccctctccaacacctcctcctcctccatagagcttagcgaagccctgccggagtactgcagctccaccaccaccacactgtcgtgctgctgctggagccatcttcctcaacctctcctttccccttgctggatcaagaagaaggagacgttacgctgaccatacgtgtgttgaatgcggaggtgccgtccgttcggcgctaggatctccggtgatttggatcacgtcgagtacaccttcctcatccccgttctttgaatgcttccgcgcataatctacaaaggtatgtagatgcaatccgatcactcgttgctagatgaactcctagatggatcttggtgaaaccgtaggaaattttttgttttctgcaaccttccccaacagtggcatcatgagctaggtctatgcgtagttctcttgcatgagtagaacacaaatttgttgtgggcgtagatgttgtcaactttcttgacgctactagtcttatcttgcttcagcggtattgtgggatgaagcggcccggaccaaccttacacgtacgcttacgtgagaccggttccaccgactaacatggactagttgcataaggtgactggcgggtgtctgtctctcccactttagttggagcggattcgatgaaaagggtccttatgaagggtaaatagaagttgacagatcacgttgtggctttcacataggtaagaaaacgttcttgctagaaccctatttcagccacgtaaaacttgcaacaacaattagaggacgtctaacttgtttttgcagcaagtgctttgtgatatgatatggccaaagttgtgatgaatgatgaatgatatatatgtgatgtatgagatgttcatgctattgtaataggaatcacgacttgcatgtcgatgagtatgacaaccggcaggagccataggagttgtctttattttttgtatgacctgcgtgtcattgagaaacgccatgtaaattattttactttattgctaaacgcgttagccgtagtagtagaagtaatagttggcaagcaacttcatggagacatgatgatggagatcatgatgatggagatcatggtgtcatgccggtgacaagatgaccatggagccccaagatggagatcaaaggagctatgtgatattggccatatcatgtcactattattatttgattgcatgtgatgtttatcatgttttgcgtcttgtttacttagaacgacggtagtaaataagacgatccctcataataatttcaagaaagtgttccccctaactgtgcaccgttgcgacagtacattgtttcgaagcaccacgtgatgatcgggtgttagattctaacgttcacatacaacgggtgtaagacagatttacacatgcaaacacttaggttgacttgacgagtctagcatgtacagacatggcctcgaaacacagaagactgaaaggtcgagcatgagtcgtatagaagatatgatcaacatgaagatgttcaccgatgttgactagtccgtctcacgtgatgatcggacacggcctagttaactcggatcatgttatacttagatgactggagggatgtctatctaagtgggagttcattgaataatttgattagatgaacttaattatcatgaacttagtctaaaaatgtttacaatatgtcttgtagatcaaatggccaacgtagtcctcaacttcaacgcgttcctagagaaaaccaagctgaaagacgatggcagcaactatacggactgggtacggaacctgaggatcatcctcatatctgccaagaaagattatgtcctacaagcaccgctaggtgacccacccgtcccacagaaccaagacgttatgaacgcttggcagacacgtgctgatgattactccctcgttcagtgcggcatgctttacagcttagaaccggggctccaaaaattGTTTGAGAGAtacggagcatacgagatgttcgaagagctgaaaatggttttccaagctcatgcccgggtcgagagatatgaagtctccgacaagttcttcagctgtaagatggaggaaaatagttctgtcagtgagcacatactcacaatgtctgggttacataaccgcttgactcagctgggagttaatctctcggatgacgcggtcattgacagaatcctccagtcgcttccaccaagctaaaagagctttgtgatgaacttcaatatgcaggggatggaaaagaccattcctgaggtatttgcaatgctgaaatcagcagaggtagaagtcaaaaaggaacatcaagtgttggtggtgaataaaaccactaagttcatgaaaggcaagggtaagaagaacttcaagaaggacggcaagggagttgccgcgcccggcaagcaagctgccgggaagaagccaaagaatggacccaagcccgagactgagtgcttttattgcaagggaagtggtcactagaagcggaactgccccaaatacttagcggacaagaaggccggcaaaacgaaaggtatatgtgatatacatgtaattgatgtgtaccttaccagtattcgtagtagctcctaggtatttgataccggtgcggttgctcacatttgtaactcaaagcaggagctgcgaaataagcggagattggcaaaggacgaggtgacaatgcgcgtcgggaatggttccaaggtcaatgtgatcgccgtcggcacgctacctctacatttgccttcgggattagttttaaaccttaataattgttatttagtgccagctttgagcatgaacattgtatcaggatctcgtttaattcgagatggctactcatttaaatccgagaataatggttgttctatttatatgagagatatgttttatggtcatgctccgatggtcaatggtttattcttaatgaatctcgagcgtaatactacacatgttcatagtgtgagtaccaaaagatgtaagattgataatgatagtcccacatacttgtggcactgccgccttggtcacataggtgtcaaacgcatgaagaaactccatgctgatggacttttagagtctcttgattacgaatcatttgacatgtgcgaaccatgcctcatgggtaaaatgaccaagactccgttctcgggaacaatggagcgagcaaccaacttattggaaatcatacatactgatgtgtgcggtccaatgagtgttgaggctcgcggtggctatcgttatgttctcaccctcaccgatgacttgagtagatatgggtatgtctacttaatgaaacacaagtctgagacctttgaaaagttcaaggaatttcagagtgaggttgagaatcaacgtgacaggaaaatcaagttcctgcgatcagatcgtggaggagaatacttgagtcatgagtttggcacacacttaagaaaatgtggaatagtttcacagctcacgccgcctggaacacctcaacgtaatggtgtgtccgaacgtcgtaatcgcactctattagatatggtgcgatctatgatgtctcttaccgatttactgctatctttttggggctatgctttagagactgccgcattcactataaatagggcttcgtcgaaatccgttgagatgacaccgtatgaattatggtttgggaagaaacctaagccgtcgtttctaaaagtttggggatgcgatgcttatgtcaagaaacttcaacctgaaaagctcgaacccaagtcggaaaaatgcgtcttcataggataccctaaagaaactattgggtataccttctacctcagatacgaaggcaagatctttgttgccaagaatggatcctttctagagaaggagtttctcttgaaagaagtaagtgggaggaaagtagagcttgatgaagtattacctcttgaaccggaaaatggcgcaactcaagaaaatgttcctgaggtgcctgcaccgactagagaggaagttaatgataatgatcaagatacttctgatcaagctcctactgaaattcgtaggtccacaaggacacgttccgcaccagagtggtacggcaaccctgtcttggaaatcatgttgttagacaacggtgaaccttcgaactatgaagaagcgatggcgggcccggattccgacaaatggctagaagccatgaaatccgagataggatccatgtatgaaaacgaagtatggactttgactaacttgcccgttgagcggcgagccatagaaaataaatggatctttaagaagaagacagacgcggatggtaatgtgaccatctataaagctcggcttgtcgctaagggttatcgacaagttcaaggggttgactacgatgagactttctcaccgatagcgaagctgaagtctgtccgaatcatgttagcgatagCCGCATTCTATgactatgaaatatggcaaatggacgtcaaaacggcattccttaatggtttccttaaggaagaattgtatatgatgcagccggaaggttttgtcgatcctaagaatgctgacaaggtgtgcaagctccaacgctcgatttatgggctggtgcaagcatctcggagttggaacattcgctttgatgagatgatcaaagcgtttgggtttacacagacttatggagaagcctgcgtttacaagaaagtgagtgggagctctgtagcatttctcatattatatgtagatgacatacttttgatgggaaattatatagaactattggacaacattaaggcctacttgaataagagtttttcaatgaaggaccttggagaagctgcatatatattaggcatcaagatctatagagatagatcaagacgcctcataggtctttcacaaagcacataccttgataagatattgaagaaatacaatatggatcagtctaagaaggggttcttgcctgtgttacaaggtgtgaaattgagctcagctcaatgtccgaccacggcagaagatatagaagtgatgagcgtcatcccctatgcctcagccataggttctattatgtatgccatgctgtgtaccagacctg
The sequence above is drawn from the Triticum aestivum cultivar Chinese Spring chromosome 7A, IWGSC CS RefSeq v2.1, whole genome shotgun sequence genome and encodes:
- the LOC123150246 gene encoding uncharacterized protein, with the translated sequence MQRSSSFGTSWADQWDTGADPSPRARGGGNGGGDGKKGGVEKTKAAAATGLKKVKAGTAQGFQWIKDKYQKKSAGKSGKQGGGSEVAAGY